One region of Brassica napus cultivar Da-Ae chromosome A10, Da-Ae, whole genome shotgun sequence genomic DNA includes:
- the LOC125578974 gene encoding glutathione S-transferase T3-like, with protein sequence MTFWKMIVSYYNASPKVVGLAKREKSHCKQRWGKINEGVCKFVGSYDAATKQRTSGQSEDDVLKAAHEIFLNNYKVKFSLEHAWRELRNDQKWCGTYGSSQQSSDSKRKKVGEEQSFQSSASMPSFNGEDEATAKPIGVKASKAKAKRSVGEEGKNLQDFQQI encoded by the coding sequence ATGACCTTTTGGAAGATGATTGTGTCGTATTATAATGCAAGTCCCAAGGTGGTTGGTTTggcaaagagagagaaaagccACTGCAAGCAAAGGTGGGGAAAGATAAATGAAGGTGTCTGCAAGTTTGTGGGGTCATATGACGCTGCAACAAAACAGAGGACCAGTGGCCAGAGTGAAGATGATGTTTTGAAGGCTGCACACGAAATATTCCTCAACAATTACAAGGTGAAGTTCTCATTGGAGCATGCATGGAGGGAGCTTAggaatgatcagaaatggtgTGGGACTTATGGAAGTAGTCAACAGAGCTCTGATTCAAAGAGAAAGAAGGTGGGAGAAGAACAATCTTTTCAGTCATCAGCATCTATGCCCAGTTTCAATGGAGAGGATGAAGCAACGGCTAAGCCTATTGGTGTGAAGGCATCCAAGGCGAAGGCTAAAAGGTCAGTGGGAGAAGAAGGCAAGAATCTGCAAGATTTTCAGCAAATATGA